In Paenibacillus sp., one genomic interval encodes:
- a CDS encoding MurR/RpiR family transcriptional regulator codes for MSNILHAIRERLPDLHPKERTLAEYILGHPQEATRSSITELAERSGASAATITRFCRSMRFDGFSGFKLKLAEELAAPAEQQPTYQDIVAGNSLRRIAAAIEANHLRSIADTTRLLDFAALQRAVDALDRARRIDLYGVATSGIVAQDAYQKLIRIGKEASAFSDPHLQITSASNLGPGDVAFAISYSGETPETVDALLCAKAQGAVAISLTKYGSNALSRAADIALFASSLEEGMRRGDMASRIAQLHVIDVLFIGLVSARFDTYVPKLEQTYLNVKKIRKDKGR; via the coding sequence ATGTCCAACATTCTCCACGCCATCCGCGAACGGCTTCCGGACCTGCACCCGAAGGAACGGACGCTGGCGGAATATATTCTCGGACATCCGCAGGAGGCGACTCGTTCGAGCATCACCGAGCTTGCGGAGCGATCCGGCGCGAGCGCGGCGACGATCACGCGGTTTTGCCGGTCGATGCGCTTCGATGGCTTCTCCGGCTTCAAGCTCAAGCTCGCCGAGGAGCTGGCCGCGCCGGCCGAGCAGCAGCCGACCTACCAAGACATCGTCGCCGGCAACTCGCTGCGCCGGATCGCCGCCGCGATCGAAGCGAACCATCTGCGCTCGATCGCCGACACGACGCGTCTGCTCGACTTCGCGGCGCTGCAGCGGGCGGTAGACGCGCTCGATCGGGCGAGGCGCATCGACCTGTACGGCGTCGCCACGTCCGGCATCGTCGCCCAAGACGCGTATCAGAAGCTGATCCGCATCGGCAAAGAGGCGAGCGCCTTCTCCGATCCGCATCTGCAAATCACGTCTGCCTCCAATCTCGGCCCGGGCGACGTCGCCTTCGCGATTTCGTACTCGGGCGAAACGCCGGAAACGGTGGACGCGCTGCTCTGCGCCAAAGCGCAGGGCGCCGTCGCGATCTCGCTGACGAAGTACGGCTCGAACGCTCTCTCCCGAGCGGCCGACATCGCCCTGTTCGCCTCGTCGCTCGAGGAGGGCATGCGCCGCGGCGACATGGCGTCGCGCATCGCGCAGCTGCACGTCATCGACGTGCTGTTCATCGGCCTCGTCAGCGCCCGGTTCGATACGTACGTGCCGAAGCTTGAGCAAACGTACCTGAACGTGAAAAAAATTCGCAAGGACAAAGGAAGGTAA
- the nagB gene encoding glucosamine-6-phosphate deaminase: MNLLKFPTKDELHEAAAGIVTGLVQTKPNAVLGLATGSTPIGIYQEMIRAYDKGMVSYKQVTTFNLDEYVGLPPTDPQSYAYYMKEHLFGRIDVHPERTHIPNGIAEDPEAECARYDALLEASGQIDLQILGLGHNGHIGFNEPDASLAPGTHVVALSEQTREANARFFGSVAHVPTHAITMGVASILKAKTILLVVKGADKADIVHRALTGEITTECPASLLQTHPHLVVMVDAEAGRHFA; encoded by the coding sequence ATGAACCTGCTGAAATTCCCGACGAAGGACGAACTGCACGAAGCCGCCGCCGGCATCGTCACCGGGCTCGTCCAGACGAAGCCGAACGCCGTGCTCGGTCTTGCGACCGGCAGCACGCCCATCGGCATTTATCAAGAAATGATCCGCGCTTACGACAAAGGCATGGTCAGCTACAAGCAGGTCACGACCTTCAACCTCGACGAGTACGTCGGCCTGCCGCCGACCGACCCGCAAAGCTACGCGTATTACATGAAGGAGCATCTGTTCGGACGCATCGACGTCCATCCCGAGCGGACGCATATTCCGAACGGGATCGCCGAAGACCCGGAGGCGGAATGCGCCCGATACGACGCGCTGCTCGAGGCGAGCGGTCAGATCGACCTGCAAATTCTCGGCCTCGGCCATAACGGCCATATCGGCTTCAACGAGCCGGACGCGTCGCTCGCGCCGGGCACGCATGTCGTCGCGCTCAGCGAACAGACGCGGGAAGCGAACGCGCGCTTCTTCGGCTCCGTCGCTCATGTGCCGACGCACGCGATTACGATGGGCGTCGCTTCGATATTGAAGGCGAAGACGATTCTGCTCGTCGTGAAAGGCGCGGACAAAGCGGACATCGTCCACCGCGCGCTGACGGGCGAAATTACGACGGAATGCCCGGCGAGCCTGCTGCAGACGCACCCGCATCTCGTCGTGATGGTCGACGCCGAGGCGGGGAGGCATTTCGCATGA
- the nagA gene encoding N-acetylglucosamine-6-phosphate deacetylase, producing the protein MSAMSIRGRVVTPDGVVEGGVVRIEGGRIAAVERAGAAPADVDLGAGWIVPGFVDVHVHGGGGHDFMDATAEAFEAIAAFHGRHGTTSLLATTVTASKDAIDGVLRTAAQYIADAPPRGARLLGVHLEGPFISPQWPGAQNPSHIVPPNADWLRDWTSVFPGLVKQLTLAPETDGAIELIRELRRLGIIAAAGHTDATYDQIVRAADNGLNQAVHTFNAMTPLRHREPGTAGAVLADERIAAEVIADGVHVHPAVVKLLTRAKSDNNLLLITDAMSAAGLGDGRFSLGGLDVTVEGGVARLTEGGNLAGSTLTMIDAFRFVIRHANLTVPEASRLASANAARQLRLEGEIGAIRPGAAADLVLLTPELDLAAVYRDGAPIA; encoded by the coding sequence ATGAGCGCTATGAGCATTCGCGGCCGCGTCGTGACGCCGGACGGCGTCGTCGAAGGCGGCGTCGTCCGCATCGAAGGCGGCCGCATCGCAGCCGTCGAGCGCGCCGGCGCCGCGCCGGCCGACGTCGACCTCGGCGCAGGCTGGATCGTCCCGGGCTTCGTCGACGTCCACGTCCACGGCGGCGGCGGGCACGATTTCATGGACGCGACGGCGGAGGCGTTCGAAGCGATTGCCGCCTTCCACGGCCGGCACGGCACGACGTCGCTGCTCGCGACGACGGTGACGGCGTCGAAGGACGCGATCGACGGCGTGCTGCGGACCGCGGCGCAATACATCGCGGACGCGCCGCCGCGGGGGGCTCGTCTGCTCGGCGTCCATCTCGAGGGCCCGTTCATCTCGCCGCAGTGGCCCGGCGCGCAAAACCCGAGCCATATCGTCCCGCCGAACGCGGACTGGCTGCGCGATTGGACGTCCGTCTTCCCGGGGCTCGTGAAGCAGCTGACGCTGGCTCCGGAGACGGACGGCGCGATCGAGCTCATCCGCGAGCTGCGCCGGCTCGGCATCATCGCCGCCGCCGGCCACACGGACGCGACGTACGATCAGATCGTTCGCGCCGCCGACAACGGCCTCAACCAAGCCGTGCATACATTCAACGCGATGACGCCGCTTCGCCACCGGGAGCCGGGCACGGCGGGCGCGGTGCTCGCGGATGAGCGCATCGCGGCGGAAGTGATCGCCGACGGCGTGCACGTGCATCCGGCCGTCGTGAAGCTGCTCACCCGCGCGAAGAGCGACAACAACCTGCTGCTGATCACCGACGCCATGTCGGCCGCCGGCCTCGGAGACGGCCGCTTTTCGCTCGGCGGCCTCGACGTGACGGTCGAGGGCGGCGTCGCGCGGCTGACCGAAGGCGGCAATCTCGCCGGCAGCACGCTGACGATGATCGACGCGTTCCGCTTCGTCATCCGCCACGCCAATCTCACCGTACCCGAAGCGAGCCGCCTCGCCAGCGCGAACGCCGCGCGGCAGCTTCGCCTCGAGGGCGAGATCGGCGCGATTCGGCCGGGCGCCGCCGCGGATCTCGTCCTGCTGACGCCGGAGCTGGACCTGGCCGCGGTATACCGCGACGGCGCGCCGATCGCCTAA